One Nocardia iowensis DNA window includes the following coding sequences:
- a CDS encoding GMC oxidoreductase: MRDVIVIGAGGGGPVVAAELAGRGLDVLLLEAGPRHADPRSQWSHAENDANNPTDGYLRFGPQDRRKPGWFREWASNLYAWQLAGVGGTTAHYFGNCPRPYPGVFQGYSGPDAAAYDREHEFPFSYDEFVPYLEWVEATLPVQTAAMGTKEAITFRGCENVGLSVQTSRTTTSVSFRPQQNAILQPGGNAGRTDRTDLLTYPAATGCTFCGHCFQGCYAPVRAPRNLVAKRSTDNSYVPLGLAADAVRPSGKPVKLIADSFATSINSEQRGNEVVATGVSWRNNTTGAQFTEDALVVVLAGGATESPRLWFNSGLPNPNDWVGRGHTDHFLDWVVGSFDEYTGNSKGANSAARVDFPGHGGIENVGLTPAIQAFSMCLSDSGVRGVYDNGRGPFGPWDGPAGRLVGHELMDLLAGGIDNLLNFLVITDDHVEPRNRITPSLFPADENGAPAKIDVARRQRKSQTLANREFMAWRAAEIMRAAGAKKVYRMDWAPLLLHVHSSMRMGTSPVNSVLDANGEARWVKRLFIADNSALPNSLGGPNPTLSTQALATRTAERMFQTYFGGDSWVDKEAPIVTTDPRITARLAELGL; this comes from the coding sequence ATGCGTGATGTCATCGTGATCGGTGCGGGCGGTGGCGGTCCGGTCGTCGCGGCGGAGCTGGCCGGGCGTGGCCTGGATGTGCTGCTGTTGGAGGCGGGTCCGCGCCACGCCGATCCGCGATCGCAGTGGTCGCACGCGGAGAACGACGCGAACAATCCCACCGACGGCTATCTGCGCTTCGGCCCGCAGGATCGCCGGAAGCCCGGCTGGTTTCGCGAATGGGCGTCGAACCTGTATGCCTGGCAGCTGGCCGGAGTCGGCGGGACCACCGCGCACTATTTCGGCAACTGCCCCCGGCCGTATCCCGGTGTGTTCCAGGGCTATTCGGGTCCGGACGCGGCGGCCTACGATCGAGAACACGAATTTCCCTTCAGCTATGACGAATTCGTGCCATACCTGGAGTGGGTCGAGGCCACCCTGCCGGTACAGACGGCGGCGATGGGCACCAAGGAGGCCATCACCTTCCGCGGCTGCGAAAACGTGGGCCTCTCGGTACAGACATCGCGGACCACGACGAGCGTTTCCTTTCGGCCGCAACAGAATGCGATCCTGCAGCCGGGCGGCAACGCCGGGCGCACCGACCGCACCGACCTGCTGACCTATCCGGCCGCGACCGGCTGCACGTTCTGCGGCCACTGCTTCCAAGGCTGTTACGCGCCGGTGCGTGCGCCACGCAACCTGGTTGCCAAGCGTTCGACGGACAACAGCTATGTGCCGCTCGGACTGGCGGCGGACGCGGTGCGGCCGAGCGGCAAACCGGTCAAGTTGATCGCGGATTCCTTTGCCACCTCGATCAATTCGGAACAGCGCGGCAACGAGGTGGTGGCGACCGGGGTGAGCTGGCGGAACAACACCACCGGTGCCCAGTTCACCGAGGACGCCCTGGTGGTGGTGCTGGCCGGCGGCGCGACCGAAAGCCCCCGGCTGTGGTTCAACAGCGGACTGCCCAATCCCAACGACTGGGTGGGTCGCGGGCACACCGATCACTTCCTCGACTGGGTTGTCGGCAGCTTCGACGAATACACCGGAAACTCCAAGGGCGCCAACTCCGCTGCCCGAGTCGATTTCCCCGGTCACGGCGGTATCGAGAATGTCGGCTTGACCCCGGCGATCCAGGCATTCTCGATGTGCCTGTCCGACAGTGGGGTTCGGGGGGTATACGACAACGGCCGCGGCCCGTTCGGCCCATGGGACGGACCGGCGGGCCGGTTGGTAGGCCACGAACTGATGGATCTGCTGGCGGGCGGGATCGACAATCTGCTCAACTTTCTGGTCATCACCGACGACCATGTCGAACCCCGCAACCGGATCACTCCGTCACTGTTCCCCGCCGACGAGAACGGCGCACCCGCGAAGATCGATGTCGCACGGCGCCAACGCAAGTCGCAGACTCTGGCGAACCGGGAGTTCATGGCGTGGCGGGCCGCGGAAATCATGCGCGCGGCCGGTGCGAAGAAGGTGTACCGGATGGACTGGGCGCCACTGCTGTTGCACGTACACTCCTCGATGCGGATGGGTACCTCGCCGGTGAACTCGGTACTGGACGCCAACGGGGAGGCCCGCTGGGTCAAGCGGCTGTTCATCGCCGACAACTCCGCGTTGCCCAATTCCCTGGGCGGCCCGAACCCGACGCTGTCCACCCAGGCGCTGGCGACCCGGACGGCGGAGCGGATGTTCCAAACCTATTTCGGCGGCGACTCCTGGGTGGACAAGGAAGCGCCGATCGTCACGACCGATCCGCGCATCACCGCCCGCCTGGCCGAACTCGGGCTGTAA
- a CDS encoding twin-arginine translocation signal domain-containing protein, which yields MSDENDAATALDRRDFLTRVAWFVACAGAGSLGAGVISPSVADAQPVGPLAAVDAVVLDTLRGVCVMVFPGPDEWSRVQGTPRAGPGVIEVGGGEFMMGLFDNYLAAGDQLARPLALAFGQALDELGIPAPLLGLSPEQGRRIDQSLGYMYSDRILPLSVLVMLALNFGAVLVAPGTLVGPLGSPFARLSLRDKCRVLELLERPIPELVSIVDRGLPAPLRGSGTGFLRFAGGLVLESAAFSVHSEMEMFDPRTRTVSGRPPSWELTGYRPDGLVDGHPELIGYYQGRTEVRDA from the coding sequence ATGTCGGACGAGAACGATGCCGCCACGGCTTTGGATCGGCGAGATTTTCTGACACGGGTGGCCTGGTTCGTGGCCTGTGCCGGAGCCGGATCGCTGGGGGCGGGGGTCATTTCGCCAAGCGTCGCGGACGCTCAGCCGGTCGGTCCCCTTGCCGCTGTCGACGCCGTGGTGCTGGATACCTTGCGCGGCGTGTGCGTGATGGTGTTTCCGGGGCCGGACGAGTGGTCACGGGTGCAGGGCACGCCGCGGGCGGGGCCGGGGGTGATCGAGGTCGGCGGCGGCGAGTTCATGATGGGTCTGTTCGACAACTATTTGGCCGCCGGGGATCAGCTGGCCAGGCCGTTGGCGTTGGCTTTCGGGCAGGCGTTGGACGAACTCGGCATACCGGCGCCGCTGCTCGGGCTGTCGCCTGAGCAAGGCAGGCGAATCGATCAGTCGCTCGGGTACATGTATTCGGATCGGATACTGCCGCTGTCGGTTCTGGTCATGCTTGCCCTCAACTTCGGGGCGGTGCTCGTCGCGCCCGGCACCCTCGTCGGACCGCTGGGCTCACCGTTCGCTCGATTGAGCCTGCGCGACAAATGCCGCGTCCTGGAGTTGCTCGAGCGCCCGATCCCGGAGCTGGTCTCCATTGTCGACCGCGGTCTGCCCGCTCCCCTTCGCGGCTCGGGCACCGGCTTCCTCCGGTTCGCGGGCGGGCTCGTCCTCGAAAGTGCGGCCTTCAGTGTGCATTCCGAGATGGAGATGTTCGACCCGAGGACACGCACCGTTTCCGGACGACCACCGTCCTGGGAGCTCACCGGCTACCGCCCGGACGGGCTGGTCGACGGGCATCCCGAGTTGATCGGCTACTACCAGGGGCGGACGGAGGTGCGCGATGCGTGA
- a CDS encoding TetR/AcrR family transcriptional regulator, protein MTTPGAAQVGRRLRNMRDKQSRIFEAAAALFAERGFDSVTTQEISERADVAAGTLFRYASSKGELLLMVYNEDFRAALELGDQASRAEDDPVQAVLAMVRPILEAADRRVENTVAYQRELLFGAPAEQYRAEGLALVARLEAMIADRLTAAATVRGVDANHLFARALLAGRSVFAVLHLILARPSTGAHPGRDATGDLRDQIAQIVAGFLASIGEVDVEGRTSPPAGRRTQ, encoded by the coding sequence ATGACCACGCCTGGAGCAGCGCAAGTCGGCCGCCGACTGCGCAATATGCGAGACAAGCAGTCCCGCATCTTCGAGGCCGCGGCGGCGCTGTTCGCGGAACGTGGCTTCGACAGCGTCACCACCCAGGAAATCTCCGAGCGCGCGGACGTGGCCGCCGGGACGCTGTTCCGGTACGCCTCGTCCAAGGGCGAGCTGCTGCTGATGGTCTACAACGAGGATTTCCGGGCGGCACTCGAGCTGGGTGACCAGGCATCGCGCGCCGAGGACGACCCGGTCCAGGCGGTACTTGCCATGGTCCGGCCGATTCTCGAAGCCGCCGACCGGCGCGTCGAGAACACCGTGGCCTACCAGCGTGAGCTGTTGTTCGGTGCACCCGCCGAGCAGTACCGCGCGGAAGGTCTCGCCTTGGTCGCACGGCTGGAGGCGATGATCGCCGACCGGCTCACCGCGGCCGCGACCGTCCGCGGTGTCGACGCGAATCACCTGTTCGCCCGCGCATTGCTGGCGGGTCGCAGTGTGTTCGCCGTGCTGCATCTCATCCTCGCCCGGCCGTCGACCGGAGCTCATCCGGGTCGGGACGCGACCGGCGACCTGCGGGACCAGATCGCCCAGATCGTCGCGGGTTTCCTCGCCTCGATCGGTGAAGTGGACGTCGAGGGGCGAACCTCGCCTCCGGCAGGAAGGAGAACGCAATGA